GGGCTGTCGGGACCGGACCTCATCAACAGGATGAAAGAGCAGGCCGAGCGGTTCGGGACCGAGATCGACCACGGGATCGTCACCGAGGTCGACGACAGCGACCGTCCGTTCCGGGTGGAACTGCGCGACGGGACCGTCTACACCTGTGACGCGTTCCTCGCGGCGTCGGGTGCCAGCGCCCGGACACTGGGAGTTCCGGGGGAGGACGAACTGATGGGCTACGGCGTCTCGACGTGTGCGACCTGTGACGGCGCGTTCTTCCGTGACGAGGACATGCTCGTCGTCGGCGGCGGCGACGCCGCCTTCGAGGAAGCGCACTTCCTGACGAAGTTCGCCGACACCGTCTACCTGGCCCACCGCCGCGAGGAGTTCCGCGCGGAAGACTACTGGATCGACAAGGTCCAGAAGAAGGTCGACGCCGGCGAGATCGAGATCATGCGCAACACGGAACTACTGGAGATCCACGGCTCCGCCGAGGACGGCGTCGACCACGTCACGCTGGCCCGGAACGAGGCGGGTTACCCCTCCGAGAACCTCGACGACCCTGACACCGAAACCTTCGACTTCGACGTCGGTGCCGTGTTCATGGCCATCGGCCACACCCCGAACACGGCGTATCTCGAAGAGACGGGCGTCGAACTCGACGAGACCGGCTACATCGTCACCGAGGGCGGCGAGGGCGGCGGGCAGACGAGGACGGGCGTCGAGGGGCTGTTCGGGGCCGGCGACGTCGTCGACTTCCACTACCAGCAGGCGGTCACCGCCGCCGGGATGGGGACGAAGGCAGCCCTCGACGCCGACGACTATCTCGAAGACGAGGTCGACGAGAAAGCCGAGGCCCCCGCGGAAGCCGACGACTGATCGGGTCGGGGAACCAGTCCGTTCGGGCGGGTCGGTACCGGGAGGACACGGACCCGATAGACCCTTCCGTACGGTCTGCCAACGGGGTTGCATGGCATCCGACACTGTCACGCTGACGATCGAGACAGCCGATTCGACCGACGAACTGACCGTCCCGAGCGGCCTGTTGGAGATCCTTCGCGAACAACCCGACGAGACGGACCCGCAGGTCGTCGGCGACATCGCGATGTTCGGCCTGGCACAGCGAATCCACGGTGCCGTCCACCACAGCCAGGGCGAGGTCGACGACGAGATCGCCGCACTGGAGGAGAGTACGCTAGCGCTGTTCGAGGAGCGCTTTGGCGCCTCCTTCAGCGAGATGACCGGGCACGACCACTAGCTCTCTTCTTCCAGCGCATCGGCGATCCGTTCTAACTGGAGTCCGACGTAACACAGGGCCTGGGTCTGCATGATCGCCGGGTCCTGTGACCACTCGTCGGTGATGTAGGCCGCTCGTTTCCCCGCTTCGTCCAGTTGTGTGGTGTCGTTCCGCATGGACAGGGGTAGGAACGGCGGGGTCAAACAGGTTTCCCGGCGATCAGAGCGTCCAGCGGAGCACGACGCCGTCGCCGAGTCGCTCGACGCCCTGGAGTGAAAGCTCGGGGAACTCCTCGACGAACCCCTCGCCGTCGACCAACGTCGGCGCGTCACGGCCGCCGATGATCGTCGGCCCGACGAACACCGATAGTTCGTCGACCAGCCCCTCCTCGAACAGTCCGGCGATGAGTTCGCCGCCGCCTTCGACCATGAGTTGGTCGACCCCCTCGCCTTCGAGTTTCGCGAGCGCCGTGGTGAGGTCTACCCGATCCTGCCCGGTCGCGATCACGTAGGCACCGGCCTCTTCCATCTCCTCGATGAAGTCGGTCGGCGCGGCCTCGCTGACCAACAGGTACGTCGCGGCCTGGTCGTCGAGGACCGTCGCGTCCGGCGGCGTCCTGATCCGCGAGTCGGCGACGACCCGGGCCGGGTTTGCGGGTTTGCCCGCGTTCGTCCGTGCGGCCCGACGGTCGGGGTCGTCGACAGTCAGAGACGGGTCGTCCGCCAGGACGGTTCCGACGCCGACCATGACCGCGTCGCTGTCGGCCCGGAGCTGGTCGACGCGGTCGAAGTCCTCGGTCCCCGAGATAGCGATCTGTTCGCGTCGCCGGGTCGAGAGTTTCCCGTCGGCGCTCATCGCGGCGTTGACGACGACGTGCATACCGAGCAGGAGACGGTACGGCGGAAAACGGGTTTCGGTTACGTCTGTTTCGGTCTGGTCGCCAGTTTGGTCACGTCGAGTGACTTCTGCGTGCCGTCGGCGGTCCTGAGCCGGCAGGTGGTCCCGTCCAAGAGCAACTCGTCGAGGTCGAGGACGGCCTCGCTCGTCCAGCCTTTGAACCGGGCGATCCCGGCCTCGTCGATCTCGATGAACGTCCGCGGTTTCTCCTGGGACCCCATGCTCCAGTCGCGTTCGCCCAGCGACAACTCCTGGCCGCCGGTCTCGGCCCAGCAGAACACACAGGCGTGTTGTGTCCGGGACTCATCGCCGCGCTCGTGGTCGACCCGCTCCCACTCCTCGTAGTCGATTCCGAAGTGTGCCGCCCACAGCCGGAGGTACTCGAAGTCGAACTGCTTGGCCCCGTCGTCGTCTCGCCCGCTGCGCCAGATCACGTGGGAATCAGACGGCTTCGATCCGAAGACACCACCCACGTCAACACACCCGGGTTAGGCGTTCGGTCTCGACTGCGAGCGCCGACCGGAGTGCCGACAAACCGGTCGGTCCCTGGGCGAATCGGCTACGCCGCCCATGCTGTACGCGACCGAGTTCCATGACAGAGGGTTCTCAGTATCACAGATAAAAATTCTGGCCACGTGTGACTGGACGGACATCCGACGCGGACGGTGCCACAAACCCTTTTCACCGGCCCCGTCGAACCCTCGGGCGATGTCTCTCGAAGCTCATGCCGAGGAACTCGCCTCCGACCTCGGCGTCGACAAAGAGGAGGTCAAAAGCGACCTGGAGAACCTGGTGAACTACTCGGTCCCGGTAGACGAGGCCAAACAGAGCCTCAGACGGAAGTACGGGGACGGCGAGACCGGCGGGAGTGGTCCGTCGAGCAAGTCTATCGGCGAGGTCACGACCGACGACTCGAACGTCACCGTGACCGCCGTCGTCCTCACGTCGGGTCGCCGGTCGATCCAGTACAACGGCGAACAGCACGTCATCCGCGAGGGGGAACTGGCCGACGAGACGGGCCGGATCTCGTATACGGCCTGGGACGGGTTCGACGGCGACCTCGAACCCGGCCAGACCGTCCAGTTCGGCAACGCCGGCGTCCGCGAGTGGGACGGCCACCCCGAACTCAATCTCGGGGACAGCACCGACGCCAGCGTCGTCGACGAGCCCCTCGATATCGACGCCGAGATCGGCGGCGAGTCGACGCTGGCGTCCCTGGAACCGGGCGACCGCGGTGTCACCGTCGAGGTCCAGGTCATCGAGTGTGAACGGAAGATCATCGACGGCCGCGACGGGGAGACGACGATCCTCAGCGGCGTACTCGGTGACGAGAGCGGCCGTCTCCCCTTTACCGACTGGGAGCCACACGACGCCATCGAGGAAGGGGCGTCGGTCCGCATCGAGGAGACGTTCGTCCGGGAGTTCCGCGGCGCGCCGTCGGTCAACGTCTCGGAATTCTCGGCGGTGACGGCGCTGTCGACCCCCGTCGAAGTGACCGAGGACGCCCCGCGACTGACGGTCCGCGAGGCCGTCGAGAGCGGTGGGCTCTTCGACGTGGAACTGTCC
Above is a window of Haloarcula halophila DNA encoding:
- a CDS encoding NAD(P)/FAD-dependent oxidoreductase: MTETPEHRRLIIAGSGIAGLSAAIYAARSNNEPLVLEGDEPGGQLTLTSEVENYPGFPEGLSGPDLINRMKEQAERFGTEIDHGIVTEVDDSDRPFRVELRDGTVYTCDAFLAASGASARTLGVPGEDELMGYGVSTCATCDGAFFRDEDMLVVGGGDAAFEEAHFLTKFADTVYLAHRREEFRAEDYWIDKVQKKVDAGEIEIMRNTELLEIHGSAEDGVDHVTLARNEAGYPSENLDDPDTETFDFDVGAVFMAIGHTPNTAYLEETGVELDETGYIVTEGGEGGGQTRTGVEGLFGAGDVVDFHYQQAVTAAGMGTKAALDADDYLEDEVDEKAEAPAEADD
- a CDS encoding DUF7545 family protein, coding for MASDTVTLTIETADSTDELTVPSGLLEILREQPDETDPQVVGDIAMFGLAQRIHGAVHHSQGEVDDEIAALEESTLALFEERFGASFSEMTGHDH
- a CDS encoding 2,5-diamino-6-(ribosylamino)-4(3H)-pyrimidinone 5'-phosphate reductase encodes the protein MHVVVNAAMSADGKLSTRRREQIAISGTEDFDRVDQLRADSDAVMVGVGTVLADDPSLTVDDPDRRAARTNAGKPANPARVVADSRIRTPPDATVLDDQAATYLLVSEAAPTDFIEEMEEAGAYVIATGQDRVDLTTALAKLEGEGVDQLMVEGGGELIAGLFEEGLVDELSVFVGPTIIGGRDAPTLVDGEGFVEEFPELSLQGVERLGDGVVLRWTL
- a CDS encoding Single-stranded DNA binding protein, coding for MSLEAHAEELASDLGVDKEEVKSDLENLVNYSVPVDEAKQSLRRKYGDGETGGSGPSSKSIGEVTTDDSNVTVTAVVLTSGRRSIQYNGEQHVIREGELADETGRISYTAWDGFDGDLEPGQTVQFGNAGVREWDGHPELNLGDSTDASVVDEPLDIDAEIGGESTLASLEPGDRGVTVEVQVIECERKIIDGRDGETTILSGVLGDESGRLPFTDWEPHDAIEEGASVRIEETFVREFRGAPSVNVSEFSAVTALSTPVEVTEDAPRLTVREAVESGGLFDVELSGNVIEIRDGSGLIERCPECGRVVQNGQCRSHGAVEGEDDLRTKAILDDGTGTVTVILGDELTARVYGGDLDDAREHARDAMDKEVVAERIAEQVVGHEYVVRGSLSVDEYGANLNAETFAEADDDPVERAGALLAEVDT